One Symphalangus syndactylus isolate Jambi chromosome 10, NHGRI_mSymSyn1-v2.1_pri, whole genome shotgun sequence genomic region harbors:
- the LOC129492085 gene encoding alcohol dehydrogenase 1A translates to MSTEGKVIKCKAAVLWELKKPFSIEEVEVAPPKAHEVRIKMVAVGICGTDDHVVSGTMVTPLPVILGHEAAGIVESVGEGVTTVKPGDKVIPLAIPQCGKCRICKNPESNYCLKNDVSNPQGTLQDGTSRFTCKGKPIHHFLGISTFSQYTVVDENAVAKIDAASPMEKVCLIGCGFSTGYGSAVNVAKVTPGSTCAVFGLGGVGLSVVMGCKAAGAARIIVVDINKDKFAKAKELGATECINPQDYKKPIQEVLKEMTDGGVDFSFEVIGRLDTMMASLLCCHEACGTSVIVGVPPDSQNLSMNPMLLLTGRTWKGAILGGFKSKECFPKLVADFMAKKFSLDALITHVLPFEKINEGFDLLHSGKSIRTILMF, encoded by the exons ATGAGCACAGAAGGAAAA GTAATCAAATGCAAAGCAGCTGTGCTATGGGAGTTAAAGAAACCCTTTTCCattgaggaggtggaggttgccccTCCTAAGGCCCATGAAGTTCGTATTAAG ATGGTGGCTGTAGGAATCTGTGGCACAGATGACCACGTGGTTAGTGGTACCATGGTGACCCCACTTCCTGTGATTTTAGGCCATGAGGCAGCCGGCATCGTGGAGAGTGTTGGAGAAGGGGTGACTACAGTCAAACCAG GTGATAAAGTCATCCCACTCGCTATTCCTCAGTGTGGAAAATGCAGAATTTGTAAAAACCCGGAAAGCAACTACTGCTTGAAAAATGA TGTGAGCAATCCTCAGGGGACCCTGCAGGATGGCACCAGCAGGTTCACCTGCAAGGGGAAGCCCATCCACCACTTCCTCGGCATCAGCACCTTCTCACAGTACACAGTGGTGGATGAAAATGCAGTAGCCAAAATTGATGCAGCCTCACCCATGGAGAAAGTCTGCCTTATTGGCTGTGGATTTTCAACTGGTTATGGGTCTGCAGTCAATGTTGCCAAG GTCACCCCAGGCTCTACCTGTGCTGTGTTTGGCCTGGGAGGGGTCGGCCTATCTGTTGTTATGGGTTGTAAAGCAGCTGGAGCGGCCAGAATCATTGTGGTGGACATCAACAAGGACAAATTTGCAAAGGCCAAAGAGTTGGGTGCCACTGAATGCATCAACCCTCAAGACTACAAGAAACCCATCCAGGAGGTGCTAAAGGAAATGACTGATGGAGGTGTGGATTTTTCATTTGAAGTCATTGGTCGGCTTGACACCATG ATGGCTTCCCTGTTATGTTGTCATGAGGCATGTGGCACAAGTGTCATCGTAGGGGTACCTCCTGATTCCCAAAACCTCTCAATGAACCCTATGCTGCTACTGACTGGACGTACCTGGAAAGGAGCTATTCTTGGTG GCTTTAAGAGTAAAGAATGTTTCCCAAAACTTGTGGCTGATTTTATGGCTAAGAAGTTTTCATTGGATGCATTAATAACCCATGTTTtaccttttgaaaaaataaatgaaggattTGACCTGCTTCACTCTGGGAAAAG TATCCGTACCATTCTGATGTTTTGA